ATGGTCGCACCTTGAGATGGCGGATTATTCATATTGGAGAATGGTGATTGATTTCTCGATAATCGAAGCCATAATGGGGCGGCAGCCTTTTTGTGAAGAAACGCATGAATGTTCAAAATGTTCTAAGAAGAGCATTATGCACAATCCAATTGAGGCGAAAAAATGGGCGCGAGATAGGCTACTAGAAATTGTTGGCGATGCCGAGAAGGCCGACCAGTACATGAAAGTCATTTGGACTGTTAGGCAGAGTATACGACATAAAACCGCACACGAAAGTGATTATCCGCATCAAAGACCTTCAAGCCAGCTTCACCACGGCGATAACGAGTTTGATATTGATACGGTCGTCAACAGCTTCAAGAGTGATGCCCATGCGCTGACCGCCCTAGAAAGAAATATGCATGAGGTAACGCGGATATTGTTGCTAGATAATATTCTGCAAACGAAAGTTTTCCCTGACATACGTCCCTATATGGTTCGCTCAGGCGGGATGAGCTGGGACGAGTTCATGAAGATAGTGGAAGGAAAAGGCCAGATCTAACTGGTATTCATGCCAATTCCGGCAGGACATTCTGCCCAGTAATTGCATGACAGCTGTTCAGACCCCCATCCACGCGCTCCTGCCAATCAAGAGGGTTACATAAACTCAATTCCAGCCCCATCACGATCTGAGCTTAATGGCCTGAACAAAGCCCTCATAATAACCCGCTTCTCATCCGGCGTGCTCCGTACATAGAGCCGCACAATGGGGTTCACAGAATCACACGCAGGCACCGCCACCGACTCACCTCCACCTTGACTCCCTTGCACCTCACCCAGCCGCTCCTGCACGCTCGTCATCCGCTCCGTCAGCTCAGCATGCTTCATTGCATATTTCTCAACCGACACCTCACCCGCCAGCTTGTCCTCATATAGCATCTCATCCATTCGCTTGAGCCGCGTTAGTTGCCGCTGCAATGTATCAATAACGCCCACCCAATCAAGCGACTTCGGTCGCCCCGCCTCTAGTGCTTTTTCGAGCCATGCAAGAATCTTGCCATCGGAATCGTCCAGCCCCTCCAGCATCCCAATCACCCTGCGCTCCAGCCGATCCTCTCGCAAGAACCGATTGCCCCGACACACACCCTTACGCTGCTGACACAGCCCATAGTACCGACCCTTTTGCAGTTGCCACGTAACCATCCCACCACAACCCGTGCATCGAATCATGCCCTTAAATACCGGATTATGCTTACGAGTCCTAGGCTTATGCTGGCCTAGCTTAAGCTGCACCGCCTCAAATACTTCCTTGGTGATAATCGGCTCCTGCGCACCCGGATAATCCGCACCATTAAACCGATTAATCCCGATGTAAAAAGGATTCCTCAAAGTCTTTAGAACAAAGCTTTTTGAAAACGGCCGCCCCTTACCCGTTACTAACCCCATTGCTGTCATCTCCCGCATGGCCGCCGCTCCCGAATAGTCAAAATCCTTCACCAAGATGAATACCCGCTGCATCAGCGATGTCGTATCCAAATTCGGCACATGAATGCGTTTACCGTTCTCGGTTATCGTCTTATAGCCCGGCGGGGGAGGCGAGGGGAGCCAACCCTGTGCCAATTTCTCAGCCCAACCCTTCATGGCCTCCTCACGCAAACTATCGGTATATTTCTTTGCTAGCGCCAGATTGATATTCCACATAAATTTAGCGTCAGACCGCGAGGCCTTATGCAAAACCTGGTTCTCTTTAACGACATGCAGCATCCGCAAGCCGTCGTCCTCCAGCCAGTCATTGATGTACGCAGCATCTTTCAAATTGCGCGTAAAGCGGTCGGTTTTCTCGACCACAAAATGGTAAATCTTGTGCTTCGCCACATAAACCAACAACTCATGGAACACCGTCCGACGTTCCTGCTTCGACGCCGTCTCCGTCAGCTTAAACTCCTTAACAACCGTCAAGTCCTTGCCCGCGCAATACTCCCGCAAAAACTTGATCTGTGCGTCCAGTGAATAACCCTCGTCCTCCTGCGCCTTGCTCGAAACTCGCGCCAAAATAATCGTTCTTGCCTGCATGTAATCTCTCCGTAGTTAGTGATGAGCACTATATATGAGAGTGGCAATAAGATTGCTTTCTGAAAGCTTATTCCATACCATGAGCTGTACACTCACAAAAAATGTGTTGTGGTTATGCTTTAATGCCCAGCTAAACTTACCTACTGGAATAAACACTTGGCCGCCCTCCTGTCACGCCTATTCGGCGACACCCCATACGACATTGCCATTAATAGCCTTCTTCTCCTCACCATGGGTTATTTCGCCTGGCGCTGGCTATTTGAGCCCGCGCTAG
This portion of the Candidatus Saccharimonadia bacterium genome encodes:
- a CDS encoding recombinase family protein codes for the protein MQARTIILARVSSKAQEDEGYSLDAQIKFLREYCAGKDLTVVKEFKLTETASKQERRTVFHELLVYVAKHKIYHFVVEKTDRFTRNLKDAAYINDWLEDDGLRMLHVVKENQVLHKASRSDAKFMWNINLALAKKYTDSLREEAMKGWAEKLAQGWLPSPPPPGYKTITENGKRIHVPNLDTTSLMQRVFILVKDFDYSGAAAMREMTAMGLVTGKGRPFSKSFVLKTLRNPFYIGINRFNGADYPGAQEPIITKEVFEAVQLKLGQHKPRTRKHNPVFKGMIRCTGCGGMVTWQLQKGRYYGLCQQRKGVCRGNRFLREDRLERRVIGMLEGLDDSDGKILAWLEKALEAGRPKSLDWVGVIDTLQRQLTRLKRMDEMLYEDKLAGEVSVEKYAMKHAELTERMTSVQERLGEVQGSQGGGESVAVPACDSVNPIVRLYVRSTPDEKRVIMRALFRPLSSDRDGAGIEFM